The following proteins are encoded in a genomic region of Synechococcus sp. ROS8604:
- a CDS encoding DUF389 domain-containing protein, whose translation MASIEPSKLDRMKRSFGSDAELDEVFIVLSIGAGLIATLGLLANSPAVVIGAMVVAPWIMPLRAAAFAVLFGDIPLLTRALRTLLVGVCATTLLSIVLGKLAGLPQFGSEVAARTSPNLLDLGIALVAGGLATYARLRSDAVSSLAGTAIAVALVPPICVMGLLLSNAYWEEAVGAGLLFTTNLLGILTGGLVLMACKDSYFRHELKRSHLGAASFALTGLLLIPLGTSFINLLVQARNENTRESVEKTIEQFLTRETLTFGDKKKVDVERVDIDWNQNPPVVRVIVRVADPELPTFKQVSAVQEEINKRQGLRFRLVVQRTAVDVVGPKEAPNLQSPISKRLIDSTIEPVDATKPVKDRRPFQQVPRIEQLPFLDNMQFVEKGKEKEKGKSKNNNLNSTSELETIKAPELPLESQTPAQNLD comes from the coding sequence ATGGCCAGCATCGAACCCAGCAAGCTCGATCGCATGAAACGCAGCTTTGGGAGCGATGCGGAACTCGATGAAGTGTTCATCGTGCTGAGTATCGGCGCAGGGCTCATCGCAACCCTGGGATTACTCGCCAACAGCCCCGCTGTCGTGATCGGCGCCATGGTTGTCGCTCCATGGATCATGCCCCTGAGAGCCGCAGCGTTTGCAGTGCTCTTTGGTGACATCCCACTGCTCACCCGCGCTTTACGAACGCTATTGGTGGGCGTGTGCGCCACCACTCTCCTGTCCATTGTGCTCGGGAAGCTGGCCGGGTTGCCTCAATTTGGCTCGGAGGTAGCAGCGCGGACATCGCCAAACCTTCTTGACCTCGGGATCGCTCTTGTGGCCGGTGGACTCGCCACTTACGCCAGGCTAAGAAGTGATGCGGTGAGCTCACTGGCAGGAACTGCCATTGCGGTTGCTCTTGTCCCACCGATCTGCGTGATGGGCCTTCTCCTCTCCAATGCTTACTGGGAAGAAGCCGTTGGAGCCGGTCTCTTATTTACCACCAACCTTCTTGGAATTTTGACCGGCGGTTTGGTGCTGATGGCCTGCAAAGATTCCTACTTTCGCCACGAACTCAAGCGAAGCCATTTAGGGGCCGCAAGCTTTGCACTCACCGGCCTACTACTGATTCCCTTAGGAACCAGTTTTATCAATCTCCTTGTCCAAGCGAGAAACGAGAATACACGCGAATCAGTGGAAAAGACCATTGAACAATTTCTAACCCGCGAGACATTGACCTTTGGAGATAAAAAGAAAGTAGATGTCGAGAGAGTTGATATCGACTGGAATCAAAACCCACCGGTCGTAAGGGTGATTGTGCGTGTTGCAGATCCAGAGCTTCCAACCTTCAAACAAGTTTCAGCTGTTCAAGAAGAGATCAATAAACGGCAAGGACTGCGATTTCGGCTTGTCGTTCAACGCACTGCGGTGGATGTGGTGGGCCCCAAAGAAGCACCCAACCTTCAAAGTCCAATCTCCAAACGACTGATCGATTCAACGATTGAACCAGTGGATGCAACAAAACCCGTTAAAGACAGGAGACCCTTCCAACAAGTCCCCCGAATCGAGCAATTGCCTTTTCTTGACAACATGCAATTCGTTGAAAAGGGAAAGGAGAAAGAGAAGGGAAAAAGCAAGAACAACAACCTCAACTCAACATCTGAGCTTGAGACGATCAAGGCACCAGAGCTGCCTTTGGAAAGTCAAACGCCGGCTCAAAACTTGGATTGA
- the psbA gene encoding photosystem II q(b) protein: MTTTIQQRSGANGWQQFCEWVTSTNNRLYVGWFGVLMIPTLLAATTCFIVAFIAAPPVDIDGIREPVAGSLMYGNNIISGAVVPSSNAIGLHFYPIWEAASLDEWLYNGGPFQLVVFHFLIGIYAYMGREWELSYRLGMRPWICVAYSAPVAAASAVFLVYPFGQGSFSDAMPLGISGTFNYMLVFQAEHNILMHPFHMLGVAGVFGGSLFSAMHGSLVTSSLVRETTETESQNYGYKFGQEEETYNIVAAHGYFGRLIFQYASFNNSRSLHFFLAAWPVVGIWFTALGVSTMAFNLNGFNFNQSILDGQGRVLNTWADVLNRAGLGMEVMHERNAHNFPLDLAAAESTPVALQAPAIG; encoded by the coding sequence ATGACTACCACCATCCAGCAGCGCTCCGGCGCTAACGGCTGGCAGCAGTTCTGTGAGTGGGTCACCTCCACCAACAACCGTCTTTATGTCGGTTGGTTCGGTGTTCTGATGATCCCCACCCTGCTTGCCGCTACCACTTGCTTCATCGTCGCTTTCATCGCCGCACCTCCGGTTGATATCGACGGCATCCGCGAGCCTGTTGCAGGTTCTCTGATGTATGGCAACAACATCATCTCTGGTGCTGTTGTTCCTTCCAGCAACGCCATCGGCTTGCACTTCTACCCCATCTGGGAAGCTGCTTCACTCGACGAGTGGCTCTACAACGGCGGTCCTTTCCAACTGGTTGTGTTCCACTTCCTGATCGGCATCTACGCCTACATGGGACGTGAGTGGGAACTTTCCTACCGCTTGGGCATGCGCCCTTGGATCTGTGTTGCCTACAGCGCACCTGTTGCTGCTGCATCTGCAGTCTTCCTGGTCTATCCCTTCGGTCAGGGTTCGTTCTCTGACGCCATGCCCCTGGGCATCTCTGGAACCTTCAACTACATGTTGGTCTTCCAGGCTGAGCACAACATCCTGATGCACCCCTTCCACATGCTTGGTGTGGCTGGTGTTTTCGGTGGTTCACTGTTCTCCGCCATGCACGGCTCACTGGTGACCTCTTCCTTGGTTCGTGAAACAACCGAGACCGAGTCCCAGAACTACGGCTACAAGTTCGGCCAAGAAGAAGAGACCTACAACATCGTTGCAGCTCACGGCTATTTCGGTCGCTTGATCTTCCAATACGCCTCCTTCAACAACAGCCGTAGCCTTCACTTCTTCCTTGCTGCCTGGCCTGTTGTCGGCATCTGGTTCACCGCCCTTGGCGTGTCAACCATGGCCTTCAACCTGAACGGCTTCAACTTCAACCAGTCCATCCTTGATGGTCAGGGCCGCGTCCTGAACACCTGGGCCGATGTTCTTAACAGAGCTGGACTTGGTATGGAAGTGATGCACGAGCGCAACGCTCATAACTTCCCCCTCGACCTGGCAGCTGCTGAGTCCACACCTGTGGCTCTCCAAGCACCTGCAATCGGTTGA
- the cgtA gene encoding Obg family GTPase CgtA, which produces MQFIDQARISVRGGRGGDGIVAFRREKYVPAGGPSGGDGGQGSDVVLEADSNLQTLLDFKYKRLFAGIDGRRGGPNRCTGASGPPLVIKVPCGTEVRHLSTGIVLGDLTTHGERLTVAFGGRGGLGNAHYLSNRNRAPEKCTEGRDGEEWPLQLELKLLAEVGIIGLPNAGKSTLISVLSAARPKIADYPFTTLIPNLGVVRRPTGDGTVFADIPGLIAGAAQGAGLGHDFLRHIERTRLLIHLVDGGAEDPLLDLRVVEKELEAYGHGLVERPRILVINKQELIQEEDLDAIVSALTDASGSTPLLISAAMSRGLNHLLDRVWSDLGI; this is translated from the coding sequence GTGCAGTTCATCGACCAAGCGCGCATTTCCGTGCGGGGTGGCCGTGGTGGCGATGGCATCGTGGCCTTCCGTCGAGAAAAATATGTTCCAGCGGGAGGCCCCTCCGGTGGTGATGGAGGCCAGGGCTCGGATGTGGTGTTAGAGGCCGATTCCAACCTGCAAACCCTTTTGGATTTCAAATACAAGCGATTGTTCGCTGGGATCGATGGGCGACGGGGAGGCCCCAATCGCTGCACTGGAGCTTCAGGTCCGCCCTTGGTGATCAAAGTGCCCTGTGGCACCGAAGTTCGTCATCTGAGTACGGGCATCGTGCTTGGGGATCTCACCACCCATGGAGAACGCCTCACCGTGGCGTTTGGTGGGCGGGGAGGGCTGGGTAATGCCCATTACCTCAGCAATCGCAACCGCGCTCCAGAAAAATGTACGGAGGGTCGCGACGGCGAAGAATGGCCTTTGCAGCTGGAGCTCAAGCTGCTTGCAGAGGTGGGGATTATTGGGCTCCCGAATGCGGGGAAAAGCACCTTGATAAGTGTTCTATCTGCCGCGCGACCAAAAATTGCCGACTACCCGTTCACAACGCTGATCCCGAATCTTGGGGTCGTGCGCCGGCCGACAGGAGACGGCACCGTGTTTGCGGATATTCCGGGTTTAATCGCTGGTGCTGCGCAGGGCGCGGGGTTGGGCCACGATTTCCTTCGTCATATCGAGCGCACCCGGCTGCTCATTCACCTGGTGGATGGCGGCGCCGAGGATCCTTTGTTGGATCTACGCGTTGTTGAAAAGGAGCTAGAGGCCTATGGGCATGGGTTGGTTGAGCGCCCCAGAATCCTCGTCATTAATAAGCAGGAACTGATTCAGGAAGAAGATCTAGATGCGATTGTTTCCGCTCTCACTGATGCCAGCGGGAGCACACCGCTGCTGATTTCGGCGGCGATGAGTCGCGGACTGAATCACCTGTTGGATCGTGTCTGGAGCGACTTGGGGATCTAG
- a CDS encoding HIT family protein yields the protein MTINPGMLPTVDLIDCLEQCAICELHSNVEHLREVEIWRNRHWLLRHHPHPSPLLGWCLLDARRHLGGPIDFLDDEADEWGQVVRQASKLVKTVSGCDRVYAIAFGEGARHLHLHLIPRFQADQRSAAWSVADLYRDVEAGREHPVGSDAVDEFLMAARFQTQSGFMDGSNSYQSKF from the coding sequence ATGACAATCAATCCAGGAATGCTTCCAACTGTTGATTTGATTGATTGTTTAGAACAATGTGCGATTTGTGAGCTTCATTCCAATGTTGAGCATCTTCGTGAAGTAGAGATCTGGCGGAATCGCCATTGGCTCTTGCGTCATCATCCCCATCCTTCTCCGCTGCTTGGTTGGTGTTTGCTCGATGCGCGTCGCCATCTTGGTGGACCGATCGATTTTCTGGACGATGAAGCCGATGAATGGGGACAAGTGGTGAGGCAAGCTTCCAAACTCGTTAAGACGGTGAGTGGCTGCGACAGGGTGTATGCCATTGCCTTCGGGGAGGGAGCGCGTCATCTGCACTTGCATTTAATTCCTCGTTTTCAGGCAGATCAGCGCAGTGCGGCCTGGAGTGTTGCTGATCTCTATCGCGATGTAGAAGCAGGTCGTGAGCACCCTGTCGGCTCTGACGCTGTGGATGAATTTCTGATGGCTGCTCGGTTTCAAACTCAGAGCGGTTTCATGGATGGATCCAACTCATATCAATCCAAGTTTTGA
- a CDS encoding aspartoacylase has translation MPSPRVLVVAGTHGNEINAPWLLEQWQQQPDLIQTHGCEVLPVIGNPEAYAKGCRYLDRDLNRSFQPGLLRQAGSERNPPSQVDREVQRAFDLISRYGIGGIDACGVVIDLHSTTSSMGNSLVVHGRRPADLALAALVQGRLGLPIYLHEADPDQQGFLVESWPCGLAIEVGPVPQMVRHHKILTQTRLALEAVFEACSDALAGRARYPNQLVVHRHLGSLDLPRSPSGSPDAFLHPQRQAADWQPMRGGDPLFQKADGSCVPYEGADGLVPVFINEAAYAEKAIALSLTHRECWPLSYEWTEAFQAQLSAG, from the coding sequence ATGCCAAGCCCTCGTGTGCTTGTTGTGGCTGGAACCCATGGGAATGAAATCAATGCTCCCTGGTTGCTGGAACAGTGGCAGCAGCAGCCCGATTTGATTCAGACCCATGGATGCGAGGTGCTCCCGGTGATTGGCAACCCCGAGGCTTATGCCAAGGGATGTCGTTATCTCGATCGCGATCTCAATCGCTCATTCCAGCCAGGCCTTCTTCGGCAGGCTGGCTCAGAGCGGAATCCACCGTCCCAGGTGGATCGCGAAGTTCAGCGTGCCTTCGATCTGATTAGCCGTTACGGAATAGGGGGCATCGATGCCTGTGGGGTGGTGATTGATCTTCACAGCACCACGTCCTCGATGGGGAACTCATTGGTGGTCCACGGACGTCGCCCTGCTGATTTGGCGTTGGCGGCCCTCGTTCAGGGACGTTTGGGCCTACCTATTTATCTCCATGAAGCTGATCCAGATCAGCAGGGATTTCTTGTGGAGAGCTGGCCCTGTGGCCTGGCGATAGAAGTGGGGCCCGTTCCTCAGATGGTGCGTCACCACAAAATTTTGACGCAAACGCGCCTGGCTCTCGAGGCCGTTTTTGAGGCTTGCTCTGATGCGCTGGCCGGACGAGCCCGCTATCCCAATCAATTGGTGGTGCATCGCCATCTGGGAAGTCTTGATCTCCCACGCTCCCCATCCGGTTCCCCAGACGCCTTCCTCCACCCTCAGCGACAAGCTGCGGACTGGCAGCCCATGCGTGGCGGCGATCCGCTCTTTCAGAAGGCTGATGGCAGCTGTGTTCCCTATGAGGGAGCGGATGGACTGGTTCCAGTCTTTATCAATGAGGCGGCCTATGCCGAGAAGGCCATTGCCTTGAGCCTGACCCACAGAGAGTGCTGGCCTCTGTCTTATGAATGGACAGAGGCCTTTCAAGCGCAGCTATCAGCGGGGTGA
- a CDS encoding DUF3493 domain-containing protein, whose amino-acid sequence MSDRDSQRQLDPELKARLLQEARTPWRSLRRLLWVALFASGGLGLFVMTFKVTAGDTVVLSDLGIQIGAVVLFGSLLWFDRTRES is encoded by the coding sequence TTGAGCGACCGCGACTCTCAAAGACAGTTGGATCCAGAATTGAAGGCGCGGCTCCTACAGGAAGCACGCACTCCCTGGCGTTCTCTAAGGCGCTTGCTCTGGGTCGCTCTCTTCGCTTCCGGCGGGCTTGGTCTGTTCGTCATGACCTTCAAGGTCACCGCTGGAGACACTGTTGTCCTCAGTGACCTGGGGATCCAGATCGGCGCTGTCGTTCTGTTCGGCAGCTTGCTCTGGTTCGATCGCACGCGAGAGTCCTGA
- a CDS encoding CP12 domain-containing protein, with the protein MKSIDEHIKKDQTEIEAARASGDEAKLRHLTTELQSLEEYKEHNPEDKHDPTSLELYCDANPDAEECRVYDD; encoded by the coding sequence ATGAAATCCATCGACGAGCACATCAAGAAAGATCAAACAGAAATTGAAGCCGCTCGTGCTTCAGGCGATGAAGCAAAGCTGCGTCACCTGACGACCGAGCTGCAATCTCTTGAGGAATACAAAGAGCACAACCCTGAGGACAAGCACGATCCCACCTCACTTGAGCTTTATTGCGATGCAAACCCAGATGCCGAGGAATGCCGCGTCTACGACGACTGA
- a CDS encoding ATP-binding cassette domain-containing protein encodes MSLISLIDASKDFGIRTLFADLTLHIREGDRLGLIGPNGSGKSTLLKVLAGEEPLGGGERRCSSRLRVELVGQESTVDPGLTVLEQVLAGCGEKRDLLLRFSELSEAVADNPDNSELLAELGVLSQRMDESEAWSLEQQCQEVLQRLGIADLHSPVEALSGGYRKRVGLASALVACPDVLLLDEPTNHLDAAAVEWLQSWLDRYPGAVVLVTHDRYVLDRVTRRIVEVELGEARSIDGNYSAYLQRKAEQNQADAAAAAKFKSVLRRELAWLRQGPKARSTKQKARLQRIDEMQTAPTKQSRAQLEMASVSRRIGKVAIEADQLSVSADGSKDGPFLLSDFSYSFSPEDRVGIIGPNGSGKSTLLDLIAGRRQPTCGSLQIGETVHLGYLDQHTDVLSDGKGLERKVIDFVEEAASTIDLGHEQLSASQLLERFLFPPAQQHSPLSKLSGGERRRLSLCRMLIQAPNVLLLDEPTNDLDVQTLSVLEDLLEDFRGCVVVVSHDRYFLDRTVDRLFCFENGRLQRFEGNYSEFLDHRRDLEKAQSEALAAQETAQRAAKSTSKRVSHQDNKPKRRSFKESKELERLDSDLPALENRKQELEEAIASGRGDLSSLSLELATLLDSLHASEERWLELSELEP; translated from the coding sequence GTGAGCCTGATCAGTCTGATCGATGCATCCAAAGACTTCGGCATCCGCACGCTGTTTGCTGACCTAACCCTGCACATCAGAGAGGGTGATCGCCTGGGACTGATTGGCCCCAATGGGTCAGGGAAGTCGACCTTGCTGAAAGTGCTGGCCGGAGAGGAACCGCTTGGGGGAGGGGAACGACGCTGCTCGTCGCGGCTGAGAGTTGAGCTCGTGGGCCAAGAAAGCACCGTGGACCCAGGCCTCACCGTTCTGGAACAGGTGTTGGCAGGGTGCGGAGAGAAACGAGATTTGCTGCTGCGTTTCAGCGAACTCAGCGAAGCCGTTGCCGACAATCCAGACAACTCCGAGCTCCTAGCCGAGCTGGGGGTTCTGAGTCAAAGGATGGACGAATCCGAGGCGTGGAGCCTCGAACAACAGTGCCAGGAAGTGCTGCAACGGCTTGGGATCGCAGATCTACACAGCCCTGTGGAGGCTCTTTCCGGTGGTTATCGCAAACGCGTTGGACTGGCATCGGCCCTTGTGGCTTGTCCTGATGTCCTGCTTCTCGATGAGCCCACCAACCACCTCGATGCCGCAGCGGTGGAGTGGTTGCAAAGCTGGCTGGATCGCTACCCAGGAGCGGTCGTCCTCGTCACGCACGACCGCTATGTGCTGGATCGTGTGACCCGAAGGATCGTGGAGGTGGAGCTGGGGGAAGCGCGAAGTATTGACGGCAATTACAGCGCTTACTTACAGCGAAAAGCCGAGCAAAATCAGGCCGATGCCGCTGCTGCTGCGAAATTCAAAAGCGTGCTCCGACGCGAATTGGCTTGGTTACGACAGGGACCCAAGGCCCGTAGCACCAAACAAAAAGCACGTCTGCAGCGGATCGACGAAATGCAGACCGCGCCGACAAAACAGAGCCGCGCTCAGCTGGAGATGGCCAGTGTGAGTCGTCGGATCGGAAAAGTCGCGATCGAGGCGGACCAGCTTTCCGTCTCGGCGGATGGCAGCAAAGACGGGCCGTTTTTGCTCTCAGACTTCAGCTACAGCTTCAGCCCAGAAGATCGTGTCGGAATCATTGGCCCCAACGGCAGTGGCAAATCAACCCTGCTGGACCTCATCGCAGGACGGCGTCAGCCGACCTGCGGGTCCCTTCAGATTGGAGAGACCGTTCATCTCGGCTATCTCGACCAACACACCGATGTCTTGAGCGATGGGAAAGGGTTGGAGCGCAAGGTGATCGACTTTGTTGAAGAAGCAGCCTCAACAATCGACCTTGGTCATGAACAGCTCAGTGCCTCCCAGCTCTTGGAACGGTTCCTCTTTCCACCAGCCCAACAACACAGTCCCCTCAGCAAACTCTCTGGTGGAGAACGACGGCGCTTAAGTCTTTGCCGCATGTTGATTCAGGCACCCAATGTGTTGCTGCTCGACGAGCCAACCAACGACTTGGATGTCCAGACCCTGAGCGTGCTCGAAGACCTCCTCGAAGACTTCCGTGGGTGTGTCGTCGTCGTTTCACACGATCGCTACTTTTTGGATCGCACCGTCGACCGTCTTTTCTGTTTTGAGAACGGGCGCTTGCAGCGTTTTGAAGGGAACTACAGCGAATTTCTTGATCACCGCCGTGATCTGGAGAAAGCGCAAAGCGAAGCTTTGGCAGCACAGGAAACAGCTCAACGCGCAGCAAAATCAACCTCTAAACGGGTCTCTCATCAAGACAACAAGCCGAAACGGCGCAGCTTTAAAGAATCGAAGGAGTTGGAGCGCCTGGACAGCGACCTTCCCGCCCTGGAGAACAGAAAACAGGAGCTGGAGGAGGCCATTGCTAGCGGCAGGGGCGATCTCAGCTCTTTGAGCTTGGAGCTGGCCACGTTGTTGGACTCGCTTCATGCCAGTGAGGAACGCTGGCTGGAGCTCAGTGAACTCGAGCCATAA
- a CDS encoding metallothionein codes for MATTHQICDCDPCTCMVSVESAVEKDGKTYCSQPCADGHSGSEECCKSCNCC; via the coding sequence ATGGCAACCACCCATCAAATTTGTGACTGCGATCCCTGCACTTGCATGGTGTCTGTTGAATCCGCTGTCGAAAAAGATGGCAAGACCTATTGCTCACAGCCTTGCGCAGATGGTCATTCTGGCTCAGAGGAATGCTGCAAGAGCTGTAATTGCTGCTGA
- a CDS encoding DUF2301 domain-containing membrane protein, translated as MTTNSKTRAEQSEPSFEGMYGPYCITLQDQREVQLYRSCLLVCGLSFSAGLGQWILVGPQLAPLWLLPLAVSLGLALRWIHIYLRPLHQALQLFWAAGCIGWLVLAIQAGPSDIFNALESQRLWTLAIGPLFAALAGIGFKEFFCFRRPEAIGLTLLLPVALLGHLSGLMAGPTAISLMAISAALLVLLALRKFGMEAAADVGDKSVFAYLEDLRRAEST; from the coding sequence ATGACAACCAACAGCAAGACAAGAGCAGAACAATCGGAACCAAGCTTTGAGGGAATGTATGGCCCCTATTGCATCACCCTTCAGGATCAGCGAGAGGTTCAGCTTTACCGAAGCTGCTTGCTGGTGTGTGGATTGAGCTTCAGTGCAGGCCTCGGACAATGGATCCTCGTAGGGCCGCAGCTGGCGCCCCTATGGCTGTTGCCCCTTGCCGTATCACTTGGCCTGGCCTTGCGCTGGATTCACATCTATTTGCGCCCTCTCCATCAAGCCCTTCAATTGTTTTGGGCGGCTGGATGCATCGGCTGGCTGGTCTTAGCCATCCAGGCCGGTCCATCGGACATTTTCAACGCACTCGAAAGCCAGCGTCTTTGGACCCTGGCGATTGGCCCCCTCTTTGCAGCCCTGGCCGGCATCGGCTTCAAGGAGTTCTTTTGCTTCAGACGGCCAGAAGCCATCGGACTCACCCTGCTTCTGCCCGTTGCCCTTCTCGGTCATTTGAGTGGCCTGATGGCAGGACCAACAGCCATCAGCTTGATGGCGATTTCCGCCGCTCTTCTGGTGCTTCTTGCCTTGCGCAAATTTGGAATGGAAGCCGCTGCAGATGTAGGCGATAAGAGCGTATTTGCTTATCTGGAAGATCTGCGTAGGGCCGAGAGCACGTGA
- a CDS encoding glutathione S-transferase C-terminal domain-containing protein — translation MAIHPLIVRGARQGWRWQWLRLMGGLGPADQGGHYRRPDSTPMQTLVLEEQELEARNSKTKPHLIVGRSCPWAHRVWLVFQLRGLSASINLLKADANHDEGRWRLEPTWLGCDSLLDLYKLCGAPPSYRATVPVLVDPGASPSDQPRLLGNDSTPLSAALCSWPAEATARDLAPSELKPAIASWQELIQPSINDGVYRCGFARNQGAFDQASQALFSALDQVEKSLQTQGPWLCGEQITLADVRLFPTLIRWEMVYAPLFGCSAKPLWMFPALWSWRQRFFALPGVGESCDSQGWKQDYFGALFPLNPSGIVPNSPELSRLIGAGVAQPE, via the coding sequence ATGGCGATCCATCCACTGATTGTGCGCGGCGCTCGTCAAGGCTGGCGCTGGCAATGGCTTCGCTTGATGGGAGGACTAGGCCCTGCCGATCAAGGTGGACACTATCGGCGCCCTGACAGCACACCGATGCAAACCCTCGTCTTAGAGGAGCAGGAGCTTGAGGCGCGAAACAGCAAGACAAAACCCCACCTGATCGTTGGCCGAAGTTGCCCATGGGCCCATCGTGTCTGGCTGGTTTTTCAACTGAGAGGACTCAGCGCAAGCATCAACCTGTTGAAGGCCGATGCCAATCACGACGAAGGACGTTGGCGACTGGAGCCGACCTGGCTCGGCTGCGACAGCCTTCTGGATCTTTACAAGCTATGCGGAGCACCTCCCAGCTACCGAGCCACGGTGCCGGTCCTGGTGGATCCAGGTGCGAGCCCATCCGATCAGCCCCGATTGCTGGGGAATGACAGCACCCCCTTGAGCGCTGCACTGTGTTCGTGGCCAGCAGAGGCAACGGCACGCGATCTCGCCCCCAGCGAATTGAAACCTGCGATTGCGTCATGGCAGGAATTGATCCAACCCTCGATCAACGACGGCGTCTATCGCTGTGGATTTGCACGAAACCAAGGCGCCTTTGACCAAGCCAGCCAAGCCCTGTTCTCCGCTTTGGACCAAGTGGAGAAGAGCTTGCAAACCCAAGGGCCATGGCTCTGCGGCGAGCAAATCACGCTGGCAGATGTGCGTCTTTTCCCCACGTTGATCCGTTGGGAAATGGTCTACGCGCCCCTGTTTGGTTGTAGCGCCAAGCCGCTGTGGATGTTTCCAGCACTTTGGAGTTGGCGTCAACGCTTTTTTGCACTTCCTGGGGTCGGTGAGAGTTGCGACAGCCAAGGCTGGAAGCAGGATTATTTCGGAGCACTGTTTCCCTTAAACCCCAGCGGAATTGTTCCAAATAGCCCTGAGCTGAGCAGACTGATTGGAGCGGGAGTGGCACAACCGGAATGA